In one Colletotrichum destructivum chromosome 2, complete sequence genomic region, the following are encoded:
- a CDS encoding Putative helicase, P-loop containing nucleoside triphosphate hydrolase, SNF2-like domain superfamily — translation MVIHLSLSSSPPVGSSALGTSPARGPNRGDDADELANETIPCSPYETQATQIISRSSLASPTKSRLELSSSPSSRSVIEVPASSPFQPTGKSSTSAYFSRLVPPGTRFQPPPKSQPTPRSLKRPSEEPIIVDSSDEENRRGSRENIARTSFKRHVSNFEYVSVDKLQKKIEEVADALGSTMPVQYCREALTACHNNVEDAINYLLDARHLKPKVNTFVGSTKPTSTVGGDRPTSLERKTSRLGEPSKPKLLGQHVPSLPTPSRSTTPSPPKPKRRRLMQGRRPDRSPISSQQTHQVEPALDELADDKVDELIVIPDDKEDEDFDNDDEVNEAVKESLHDKALHAINSSSIEDLSAMTNIKLDELKVIETKRPFDTIDEVQAVTVLKKSGARGRKPRVAIGETLVDAIMDFTRSVNAIDEVVAECEKKANKVKQEISLWDLDVKGQKRSVQSQLAKDDLPLTPTSFRGQKLSEPPIPSQPKLMEGHCTMRPFQLFGLNWMSLLYNSGYGCILADEMGLGKTCQVISLICHLVEAYGETEQGERPWPNLVVVPPSTFSNWMVEFQRFAPDLSVLAYQGPQAERREIAYEMLENPADYHVVLTTYTQVGSEDDLEALRQLQPAAAIFDEGHKMKNPKTKIYKDLIRIKARWRMLLTGTPVQNNLMEMLSLLNFIDPKQFSGRMDQLQYMFSQKVTIRDVNNGAFLYGERVSRARTILEPFILQRRKQQVLSDMPSKICNVAYCDLAPVQKELYEEYERLFKAGPVKKTSTGRQSDQNNSWMQLRKAAIHPQLFRRYFTNAKVEQMAKILMREVPQSELQQPRIDHLIGELQNSSDFELHLWCRDYACIRHLDVPEGSWMESGKVAKLLELIHQYRDNGDRVLVFSKFAKVIEILREVLHTGGIRHCVLYGQTSVAERQDLIDDFNKDTDITAFLLTTGAGGTGINLTSANKIIIFDQSDNPQDDIQAENRAHRLGQTRDVEVIRLLTSHTIEELIYKACQKKIELAEKVTGAVEDMEDKHAEENLEKEVRKMMADQLTPS, via the coding sequence ATGGTTATTCATCTGAGCCtgagctcctcgccgccggtgggCAGCTCGGCGCTGGGCACGTCGCCTGCCAGAGGCCCCAAtcgtggcgacgacgccgacgagctcgccaacgAGACGATTCCCTGCTCGCCGTACGAGACACAAGCTACGCAGATAATCAGCCGGAGCTCCCTCGCGTCCCCGACAAAATCGCGACTCGAATtatcctcctctccctcctcgcgCTCGGTTATCGAAGTTCctgcgtcgtcgcccttccAGCCGACTGGGAAGTCCAGCACCTCGGCTTACTTCTCGCGCCTCGTGCCCCCGGGCACGCGCTTCCAGCCACCCCCCAAATCgcagccgacgccgaggtcacTGAAGAGACCCTCCGAGGAACCCATCATCGTGGATTCTTCGGATGAAGAGAACCGCCGCGGCTCTCGTGAGAACATCGCCCGGACGTCTTTCAAGAGACACGTCTCAAACTTCGAGTACGTCTCAGTGGATAAGTTACAAAAGAAAATTGAAGAGGTCGCCGACGCTCTCGGCAGTACGATGCCAGTACAATACTGCAGAGAGGCACTGACCGCGTGCCACAATAATGTTGAGGACGCGATCAACTACTTGCTAGATGCTCGTCATCTGAAGCCCAAGGTCAACACCTTTGTGGGATCTACCAAGCCAACAAGCACTGTTGGTGGTGACCGACCAACGAGCCTGGAGCGGAAAACGAGCCGATTGGGTGAGCCCAGCAAGCCGAAACTACTTGGACAACATGTGCCGAGCTTGCCTACTCCTTCACGAAGCACCACGCCCTCGCCACCTAAGCCGAAGCGCCGGCGCCTGATGCAAGGTCGTCGACCCGATCGATCTCCCATTTCATCGCAACAGACCCACCAAGTTGAACCGGCTTTGGACGAGCTTGCGGACGACAAAGTAGATGAGCTGATTGTCATTCCCGATGAtaaggaggacgaggacttcGACAACGATGATGAAGTCAACGAGGCGGTCAAGGAGAGTCTGCACGACAAAGCACTCCATGCCATCAATAGCAGCTCCATCGAGGATCTGTCTGCCATGACGAACATCAAGCTAGACGAGCTCAAGGTAATTGAGACCAAGAGACCTTTCGACACAATCGACGAGGTTCAAGCCGTGACTGTCCTCAAGAAATCAGGCGCTCGCGGCCGTAAGCCCAGAGTTGCGATCGGAGAGACATTGGTTGACGCCATCATGGACTTTACTCGCAGCGTCAATGCCATCGACGAGGTTGTAGCTGAAtgcgagaagaaggccaacaAAGTCAAGCAAGAGATTAGCCTTTGGGATCTTGACGTCAAGGGACAGAAGCGAAGCGTCCAAAGCCAATTGGCTAAGGACGACCTTCCCCTTACGCCGACAAGCTTCCGCGGACAGAAGTTATCTGAGCCGCCAATCCCCTCCCAACCGAAATTAATGGAAGGTCACTGTACCATGCGTCCATTCCAGCTGTTCGGTCTCAACTGGATGTCTCTTCTGTACAACAGCGGTTACGGATGCATTCTGGCTGATGAGATGGGCTTGGGCAAGACGTGCCAGGTGATTTCTCTCATCTGCCATCTAGTTGAGGCCTACGGGGAAACTGAACAAGGCGAGCGACCTTGGCCCAACCTCGTCGTTGTACCACCGTCCACATTCTCTAACTGGATGGTCGAGTTTCAACGCTTCGCCCCCGATCTCTCGGTTCTTGCGTATCAAGGTCCTCAGGCCGAGCGCCGGGAAATCGCTTATGAGATGCTCGAGAATCCTGCCGACTACCATGTTGTCTTGACGACATACACGCAGGTCGGTTCCGAGGATGATCTGGAGGCCCTACGACAGCTCCAGCCCGCTGCCGCAATCTTTGACGAAGGACACAAAATGAAGAACCCCAAGACGAAGATCTACAAAGATCTCATCAGAATCAAGGCTCGTTGGAGAATGCTACTTACCGGTACTCCCGTCCAGAACAATTTGATGGAgatgctctctctcttgaaTTTTATCGATCCGAAGCAATTCAGCGGCCGGATGGATCAGCTCCAGTACATGTTCAGTCAGAAGGTCACTATCCGCGACGTCAACAATGGCGCCTTTTTGTACGGAGAGCGCGTCAGCCGAGCCAGAACGATCCTCGAGCCTTTTATTCTTCAACGCCGCAAGCAGCAGGTGCTCTCTGACATGCCATCCAAGATCTGCAACGTGGCATATTGTGATCTGGCACCTGTGCAGAAGGAGCTGTATGAGGAGTACGAGCGTCTCTTCAAGGCTGGCCCCGTCAAGAAGACAAGCACAGGGCGCCAGAGCGACCAAAACAACAGCTGGATGCAACTCCGAAAAGCCGCCATTCATCCCCAGCTTTTCCGGCGTTACTTTACCAACGCGAAGGTTGAGCAGATGGCCAAAATTCTCATGAGAGAGGTACCGCAGTCAGAGCTGCAACAGCCTCGCATCGATCATCTGATCGGAGAGTTGCAAAACTCCTCCGACTTTGAACTACATCTATGGTGTCGCGACTATGCCTGCATCAGACACCTGGATGTGCCCGAAGGCTCGTGGATGGAGAGCGGCAAGGTCGCCAAGCTTCTGGAACTCATTCACCAATATCGTGACAACGGCGACCGCGTTTTGGTTTTCAGCAAGTTCGCAAAGGTTATCGAGATCCTCCGAGAGGTCCTCCACACTGGTGGCATCAGACATTGCGTCCTGTACGGCCAAACCAGCGTTGCGGAGCGCCAGGACCTGATTGACGACTTCAACAAAGATACCGACATCACTGCATTTCTGCTAACGACTGGCGCCGGTGGTACCGGTATCAACCTCACGTCAGCGAACAAGATCATCATCTTTGACCAGTCCGACAACCCTCAAGACGACATTCAGGCCGAGAACCGCGCTCATCGTCTGGGCCAAACCCGGGACGTCGAGGTCATCCGTCTCTTGACCTCGCACACCATCGAAGAGCTCATCTACAAGGCGTGCCAAAAAAAGATTGAGCTCGCCGAAAAGGTGACCGGTGCAGTGGAAGACATGGAGGACAAGCATGCGGAAGAAaacttggagaaggaggttCGAAAGATGATGGCAGATCAACTGACGCCCTCATGA
- a CDS encoding Putative vacuolar ATPase assembly integral membrane protein Vma21 has protein sequence MATRRIVASEKTILEKDDVVGSSPAAGDKSNITPAVPMDVILKLLGFTFAMIVLPIGTYFVTVDFLFKGNSTFAGALAAVMANVVLISYVIVAMKEDQSDQLEAKKELKKDR, from the exons ATGGCGACCCGACGTATTGTCGCCTCGGAGAAAACCATCCTCGAAAAGGACGATGTGGTCGGCTCCAgtcctgctgctggcgacAAGTCTAACATCACCCCGGCCGTGCCGATGGACGTCATCCTAAAGCTACTCGGATTCACCTTCGCCATGATCGTCCTGCCCATTGGCACCTACTTCGTGACGGTCGATTTTCTCTTCAAAG GCAATTCTACATTTGCCGGAGCTCTGGCTGCGGTTATGGCCAATGTGGTTCTCATCAGTTATGTCATTGTTGCCATGAAGGAGGATCAGAGCGACCAActggaggccaagaaggaaCTGAAGAAGGACCGCTGA